One genomic region from Streptomyces sp. Li-HN-5-11 encodes:
- a CDS encoding glycosyltransferase translates to MRIAVAVVTMGNRPAEVDALLESVAKQDLAPARIVLVGNGCRLPRFTDRLSLPGEVTTIDVDENLGCPGGRNVALARLRVFGDVDVVVELDDDGLLVDAGVLRRVRDLYAADPRLGIVGFRIADENGETQQRHVPRVGASDPMRGGYVTGFLGGGHALRMTMLEETGDWPAEFFFAHEETDLAWRAADAGWKILYAPELLLRHPKTSPARHAIYYRVTARNRVWLVRRRLPLALIPVHLGVWTLLTLLRTRSLAGLRAWCGGFAEGLRQPAGERRPMRWRTVWRLTRLGRPPVI, encoded by the coding sequence CTGAGGATCGCCGTCGCCGTGGTGACGATGGGGAACCGCCCCGCCGAGGTCGACGCCCTGCTGGAGTCGGTGGCCAAGCAGGACCTCGCGCCCGCCCGCATCGTGCTCGTCGGCAACGGCTGCCGGCTGCCCCGGTTCACCGACCGGCTCTCCCTGCCGGGCGAGGTCACCACCATCGACGTCGACGAGAACCTCGGCTGCCCCGGCGGGCGCAACGTCGCCCTCGCCCGCCTCCGCGTGTTCGGCGACGTCGACGTGGTCGTCGAGCTGGACGACGACGGGCTGCTCGTCGACGCCGGCGTCCTGCGCCGCGTACGGGACCTCTACGCCGCCGATCCGCGCCTCGGCATCGTCGGCTTCCGCATCGCCGACGAGAACGGCGAGACCCAGCAGCGGCACGTGCCGCGGGTCGGCGCGTCCGACCCGATGCGCGGCGGATACGTCACCGGGTTCCTCGGCGGCGGTCACGCCCTGCGCATGACGATGCTGGAGGAGACCGGGGACTGGCCCGCCGAGTTCTTCTTCGCGCACGAGGAGACCGATCTCGCCTGGCGCGCCGCCGACGCCGGCTGGAAGATCCTCTACGCCCCCGAGCTGCTGCTGCGCCACCCGAAGACCTCGCCCGCCCGGCACGCCATCTACTACCGCGTCACCGCCCGCAACCGGGTCTGGCTGGTCCGGCGGCGCCTCCCCCTCGCGCTCATCCCGGTCCACCTGGGCGTGTGGACGTTGCTGACGCTCCTGCGGACCCGCTCGCTCGCGGGGCTGCGGGCGTGGTGCGGGGGGTTCGCGGAGGGGCTGCGCCAGCCCGCGGGTGAACGGCGGCCCATGCGGTGGAGGACCGTCTGGCGGCTCACCCGGCTCGGCCGCCCACCGGTCATCTGA
- a CDS encoding IS5 family transposase, translating into MRKKGGPDTGPSPVDRRKTGSKHHLICDGRGTPLKIITTAANVNDVTQTLALVDGIPPVAGRPGRPRRRPDSLLGDKGYDSNLNRRELSKRRILPVISRRGASNIKGLGKLRYVIEQTFALFHQFKRLAVRWERRTELHDAFVSLASSLTCWRRLKKAHA; encoded by the coding sequence GTGCGAAAAAAAGGGGGCCCCGACACAGGGCCGTCACCGGTCGACCGGCGGAAAACGGGCAGTAAACACCACCTGATCTGCGACGGACGCGGCACCCCGCTCAAAATCATCACCACTGCGGCCAACGTCAACGACGTCACCCAGACCCTCGCCCTCGTCGACGGCATTCCGCCCGTGGCCGGACGACCCGGCCGTCCGCGGCGCCGCCCCGACTCACTTCTCGGTGACAAGGGCTACGACTCCAACCTCAACCGCCGAGAGCTCAGCAAGCGGCGGATCCTGCCGGTCATCTCCCGCAGGGGCGCCTCGAACATCAAGGGACTCGGCAAACTCCGCTACGTCATCGAGCAGACCTTCGCCCTGTTCCACCAGTTCAAGCGCCTCGCCGTCCGCTGGGAACGCCGAACCGAGCTCCACGACGCCTTCGTCTCGTTGGCTTCCAGCCTCACCTGCTGGAGACGACTCAAGAAAGCCCACGCGTGA
- a CDS encoding VOC family protein, translated as MALEWEQIIVDSADPVALGRWWAEALGWVVVDESEEIIEIRPEPDRMPGLLFVPVPEGKTSKNRLHPDFRPDDQETEVTRLLSLGARRVDTVQDGQHWVTLLDPEGNEFCVLSERKS; from the coding sequence ATGGCACTGGAATGGGAACAGATCATCGTCGACTCCGCCGACCCCGTCGCTCTCGGGCGCTGGTGGGCCGAGGCTCTTGGCTGGGTTGTGGTCGACGAATCCGAGGAGATCATCGAGATCCGGCCTGAGCCGGACCGGATGCCGGGCCTGCTCTTCGTGCCTGTCCCCGAGGGCAAGACGTCGAAGAACAGGCTCCACCCCGACTTCCGCCCCGACGACCAGGAGACCGAGGTCACCCGGCTGCTCTCCCTCGGCGCCCGGCGCGTCGACACCGTGCAGGACGGGCAGCACTGGGTGACCCTCCTCGACCCGGAGGGCAACGAGTTCTGCGTCCTGAGTGAGCGCAAGAGCTGA
- a CDS encoding D-2-hydroxyacid dehydrogenase family protein, with amino-acid sequence MRLRCAALDDYQGVATTVADWSPLSDRVEVVSFTDHFRSEDDVADALTDFDIVITLRERVPFPASLLNRLPRLKLLIASGMRNSVIDYAAARANGVTVCGTESSSTPPVELTWALLLGLARGVVAENNALRAGGPWQSTLGADLHGRRLGLLGLGKIGSRVAQVGLAFGMEVMAWSQNLTKERADEVGVERAESKEELLSAGDFVSVHLALSDRTRGLLGAPELALMKPTAYLVNTSRAAIVDQDALLAALHEGRIAGAGVDVFDTEPLPADHPLRAAPRLLATPHLGYVSRSNYERYYGQAVQAVEAYLAGSPIRVLG; translated from the coding sequence ATGAGGCTGCGCTGCGCCGCGCTCGACGACTACCAGGGCGTCGCGACCACCGTCGCCGACTGGTCGCCGCTCAGCGACCGGGTCGAGGTCGTGTCGTTCACCGATCACTTCCGGTCGGAGGACGATGTGGCGGACGCGCTCACGGACTTCGACATCGTGATCACCCTGCGCGAACGCGTCCCCTTCCCCGCCTCGCTCCTGAACCGGCTCCCCCGCCTGAAGCTGCTGATCGCCTCCGGCATGCGCAACTCGGTGATCGACTACGCCGCCGCGCGTGCGAACGGCGTGACCGTGTGTGGCACGGAGAGCTCCTCCACCCCGCCGGTGGAGCTGACCTGGGCCCTGCTGCTCGGTCTCGCCCGCGGCGTCGTCGCGGAGAACAACGCGCTGCGCGCGGGCGGCCCCTGGCAGTCCACGCTGGGCGCCGACCTGCACGGCCGCCGCCTGGGCCTGCTCGGCCTCGGCAAGATCGGCAGCCGCGTGGCCCAGGTCGGCCTCGCCTTCGGCATGGAGGTCATGGCATGGAGCCAGAACCTCACGAAGGAGCGGGCGGACGAGGTGGGGGTCGAACGGGCGGAGTCCAAGGAGGAGTTGCTGTCGGCCGGCGACTTCGTCTCCGTCCACCTGGCCCTGAGCGACCGCACCCGCGGCCTGCTCGGCGCGCCCGAACTGGCCCTCATGAAGCCGACCGCCTACCTGGTCAACACCTCCCGCGCGGCGATCGTCGACCAGGACGCCCTGCTGGCGGCGCTGCACGAGGGCCGCATCGCCGGCGCGGGCGTGGACGTCTTCGACACCGAGCCGCTCCCCGCGGACCATCCCCTGCGCGCAGCGCCCCGCCTGCTCGCCACCCCGCACCTGGGCTACGTGTCCCGGTCGAACTACGAGCGCTACTACGGCCAGGCGGTGCAGGCCGTCGAGGCATACCTGGCGGGCAGCCCGATCCGCGTCCTGGGCTGA
- a CDS encoding bifunctional 3'-5' exonuclease/DNA polymerase, with protein sequence MTDRWAVAPAEDGGAEVAPLGPDGLPAGPVRREADLAAAVRGRPDVTRWVWRSTAEVYPRLLAAGVRVERCYDIEDAETLLLGHEGRYGEPRSAAAALARLRGGPVPPDPPQRSAEPGTQSPLFEPQGVRLPLEDLLAVYAEQQRRHDRTAHPDRMRLLTAAESAGMLVAAEMNRAGLPWSADVHRAVLHELLGERYAGVGEPRRLAELADEVSEAFGRRVRPDLPADVVKAFAQAGIKVRSTRRWELQSVDHPAVAPLLEYKKLYRIWVAHGWSWLQDWVREGRFRPEFLAGGTVTGRWVTNGGGALQIPKVIRRAVVADPGWRLVVADADQMEPRVLAAISRDPGLMEVAGRESDLYQSVSDRAFSGDRAQAKLAVLGAVYGQTSGDGLKNLAALRRRFPKAVAYVDDAARAGEEGRLVRTWLGRTCPPAAGAAQDAAEEAGLPQDDPAEPTGQTGQAADQGWMPGYASSDSRARGRFARNFVVQGSAADWALLLLAALRRACRDMAAELVFFQHDEVIVHCPQDEAGKVVEAIRQAAELAGRLTFGETPVRFPFTTAVVECYADAK encoded by the coding sequence ATGACCGACCGGTGGGCTGTGGCTCCGGCCGAGGACGGTGGCGCGGAGGTCGCCCCCCTCGGTCCGGACGGGCTGCCCGCCGGGCCGGTGCGCCGGGAGGCCGACCTCGCCGCCGCCGTCCGCGGCAGGCCGGACGTCACACGGTGGGTGTGGCGCTCCACCGCCGAGGTCTATCCGCGCCTGCTCGCCGCGGGGGTGCGGGTGGAGCGGTGCTACGACATCGAGGACGCCGAGACACTCCTCCTCGGCCACGAGGGGCGCTACGGCGAGCCCCGCTCGGCGGCCGCCGCCCTGGCCCGGCTGCGCGGCGGCCCCGTACCGCCGGATCCGCCGCAGCGGTCCGCCGAACCCGGCACGCAGTCGCCGCTCTTCGAGCCGCAAGGGGTGCGCCTGCCGCTGGAGGACCTGCTCGCGGTCTACGCCGAGCAGCAGCGCAGGCACGACCGGACCGCGCACCCGGACCGCATGCGCCTGCTGACGGCCGCCGAGTCGGCGGGCATGCTGGTGGCGGCGGAAATGAACCGCGCGGGCCTGCCCTGGAGCGCGGACGTGCACCGCGCGGTGCTGCACGAACTGCTCGGCGAGCGGTACGCGGGCGTCGGCGAGCCCCGCCGCCTGGCCGAGCTCGCCGACGAGGTGTCGGAGGCCTTCGGGCGCCGCGTACGGCCGGACCTGCCCGCCGATGTCGTCAAGGCCTTCGCCCAGGCCGGGATCAAGGTCAGGTCCACCCGCCGCTGGGAGCTCCAGTCCGTCGACCATCCGGCCGTGGCGCCCCTGCTGGAGTACAAGAAGCTGTACCGGATCTGGGTCGCCCACGGCTGGTCCTGGCTGCAGGACTGGGTGCGGGAAGGACGGTTCCGGCCGGAGTTCCTCGCGGGCGGGACGGTCACCGGCCGCTGGGTGACCAACGGCGGGGGCGCGCTGCAGATCCCCAAGGTCATCCGGCGGGCCGTGGTCGCAGACCCCGGCTGGCGGCTGGTGGTGGCCGACGCCGACCAGATGGAGCCGCGCGTACTGGCCGCCATCTCCCGCGACCCCGGGCTGATGGAGGTGGCCGGCCGGGAGAGCGACCTGTACCAGTCCGTCTCCGACCGGGCCTTCTCCGGCGACCGCGCCCAGGCCAAGCTCGCCGTGCTGGGCGCGGTCTACGGGCAGACCTCCGGCGACGGCCTGAAGAACCTCGCCGCCCTCAGACGCCGCTTCCCGAAAGCGGTCGCGTACGTCGACGATGCGGCGCGGGCCGGTGAGGAGGGACGGCTCGTACGGACCTGGCTGGGACGGACGTGCCCACCGGCCGCCGGGGCGGCGCAGGACGCCGCGGAGGAGGCGGGCCTCCCCCAGGACGACCCGGCCGAGCCCACCGGGCAGACGGGTCAGGCGGCGGACCAGGGCTGGATGCCGGGTTACGCCTCCTCCGACTCCCGCGCCCGCGGCCGCTTCGCCCGCAACTTCGTCGTCCAGGGCAGCGCCGCCGACTGGGCCCTGCTGCTGCTCGCCGCGCTGCGCCGCGCCTGCCGGGACATGGCGGCCGAGCTGGTCTTCTTCCAGCACGACGAGGTGATCGTGCACTGTCCTCAGGACGAGGCCGGCAAGGTGGTCGAAGCGATCCGGCAGGCGGCGGAACTGGCGGGGCGGCTGACCTTCGGCGAGACGCCCGTGCGGTTCCCGTTCACGACGGCGGTGGTGGAGTGCTACGCGGACGCGAAGTGA